Proteins encoded in a region of the Solanum dulcamara chromosome 9, daSolDulc1.2, whole genome shotgun sequence genome:
- the LOC129902951 gene encoding uncharacterized protein LOC129902951, whose amino-acid sequence MNDNMSSCLCYFHPKEVLVGVCALCLNERLLILASKQEKEKKKKKIIINLQGKNKKKINDDGDEHSRMHYLPKIFALTSFFNRLDIRHSRKETIHDIDLSSTCSYEDSFISIKFENNGVGSWEKGAVGTVPNVSLIKHCDNNIMSNKVALIEHVAKPRMQLRWRKRIGHIFHLIRIKRSSTKGGNASHVGTKLEGVKVRHGWIRTLTKRKTKQ is encoded by the exons ATGAATGACAACATGAGTAGTTGTTTGTGTTATTTCCATCCAAAAGAAGTGTTAGTGGGAGTATGTGCTTTGTGCTTGAATGAAAGACTCTTAATCTTAGCTTCtaagcaagaaaaggagaagaagaagaagaaaattattattaatttgcaaggaaagaataagaagaagattAATGATGATGGAGATGAACATTCAAGAATGCATTATCTACCAAAGATATTTGCTTTGACCTCTTTTTTCAATCGTCTTGACATTAGACATTCACGCAAAGAGACTATTCATGATATTGATCTTTCTTCCACTTGTAGCTATGAAG ATTCTTTTATATCAATAAAGTTTGAAAATAATGGAGTAGGCTCATGGGAGAAGGGAGCAGTTGGCACAGTGCCAAATGTGTCACTAATTAAGCATTGTGACAATAATATTATGTCTAACAAAGTTGCATTAATAGAGCATGTTGCAAAGCCACGTATGCAGCTTAGGTGGCGAAAGCGGATTGGTCACATCTTCCATCTCATTAGAATAAAGAGATCATCTACCAAAGGTGGTAATGCTAGTCATGTGGGCACCAAATTAGAAGGTGTGAAGGTGAGACATGGATGGATAAGGACTCTGACAAAGAGAAAGACCAAACAatga